A stretch of Salarias fasciatus chromosome 23, fSalaFa1.1, whole genome shotgun sequence DNA encodes these proteins:
- the traf3ip2l gene encoding adapter protein CIKS isoform X1 — protein MSRAGGPVMLPTSAFSALSSQQSRHPNTPEEDDETMSAVQQDAGTKHKLDPTPEAFDGRLRLRDDATPSDFSLFGRQRLDRGPEPKHVHLAPQTSSSFYSSHAPQSLPAGYGQPTPFPSQANGSRGWFPPSIASSGSGYPNSLPSRLSQEDDDSCRWESCPSRNKFLSLDGGHSAWTSSLEQPLSLRSNPPSAEPRHHTLSPYACSPQGAVCCAQCPPDAFPRVPAADELPWPQRRPAHSPYYPGDCRPLRGGFTQIGHSVPAKEKQPAYSMSLSLEQRKVFVTYEADNDKHINEIINFVALLRHNGFDTHIDLFEQQFRSISTIDFMERYLSEKEYLIIIIISPKYYETVTASPVSLENDERTFNTVYIHKQLQNEFIQNGSKNFRFIPILFPGARKCHVPNWLQNTHVYGWPRDRDDILRRLMRVEKYNPPPVGELPTIVSIPI, from the exons ATGTCAAGAGCAGGAGGCCCAGTGATGCTGCCCACCTCAGCCTTCTCAGCACTAAGTAG CCAGCAGAGCCGCCACCCCAACACCCCCGAGGAGGACGATGAGACCATGAGCGCGGTGCAGCAAGACGCCGGCACCAAGCACAAGCTGGACCCCACTCCAGAGGCCTTCGAcggccgcctccgcctccgGGACGACGCCACGCCATCCGATTTCTCCCTGTTCGGCAGGCAGAGGCTGGACCGAGGGCCGGAACCCAAACACGTCCACCTGGCgccccagaccagctccagcttCTACTCGTCGCACGCCCCCCAGAGCCTGCCGGCCGGGTACGGCCAGCCCACCCCGTTCCCCAGCCAGGCCAACGGCAGCCGCGGCTGGTTCCCCCCGAGCATCGCCAGCAGCGGCTCGGGCTACCCCAACAGCCTGCCGTCCCGCCTGAGCCAGGAGGACGACGACAGCTGCCGCTGGGAGAGCTGCCCGTCCCGGAACAAGTTCCTGTCCCTGGACGGCGGCCACAGCGCCTGGACCAGCAGCCTGGAGCAGCCGCTGTCCCTGCGCTCCAACCCGCCCTCGGCCGAGCCGCGCCACCACACGCTGTCCCCGTACGCGTGCTCCCCCCAGGGGGCCGTCTGCTGCGCTCAGTGCCCCCCGGATGCCTTCCCCCGGGTGCCGGCGGCCGACGAGCTGCCCTGGCCTCAGCGCCGCCCGGCCCACAGCCCCTACT ATCCGGGCGACTGCAGACCTCTCCGGGGCGGATTCACCCAGAT AGGCCACAGCGTGCCGGCCAAAGAGAAGCAGCCGGCCTACAGCATGTCGCTGTCTCTGGAGCAGA GGAAAGTCTTCGTCACGTATGAGGCCGATAACGACAAACACATCAACGAGATCATCAACTTCGTGGCGCTGCTCCGACACAACGGCTTCGACACACAT ATTGATCTTTTTGAGCAGCAGTTCAGAAGTATAAGCACGATCGACTTCATGGAGCGGTACCTGAGTGAG AAAGAGTatctgatcatcatcatcatcagtccAAAGTACTACGAGACGGTGACGGCGTCCCCCGTCAGCCTGGAGAACGACGAGCGGACCTTCAACACTGTTTACATCCACAAGCAG CTGCAGAACGAATTCATCCAGAATGGAAGCAAGAATTTCAGGTTCATTCCGATTCTGTTCCCCGGGGCGAGAAAG TGTCACGTTCCCAACTGGCTCCAGAACACACACGTTTACGGATGGCCGCGGGATCGGGACGACATCCTGCGGCGCCTGATGAGGGTGGAGAAGTACAACCCGCCTCCCGTGGGAGAACTGCCCACCATCGTCTCCATCCCCATCTAG
- the traf3ip2l gene encoding adapter protein CIKS isoform X2, producing MDVKSRRPSDAAHLSLLSTNQQSRHPNTPEEDDETMSAVQQDAGTKHKLDPTPEAFDGRLRLRDDATPSDFSLFGRQRLDRGPEPKHVHLAPQTSSSFYSSHAPQSLPAGYGQPTPFPSQANGSRGWFPPSIASSGSGYPNSLPSRLSQEDDDSCRWESCPSRNKFLSLDGGHSAWTSSLEQPLSLRSNPPSAEPRHHTLSPYACSPQGAVCCAQCPPDAFPRVPAADELPWPQRRPAHSPYYPGDCRPLRGGFTQIGHSVPAKEKQPAYSMSLSLEQRKVFVTYEADNDKHINEIINFVALLRHNGFDTHIDLFEQQFRSISTIDFMERYLSEKEYLIIIIISPKYYETVTASPVSLENDERTFNTVYIHKQLQNEFIQNGSKNFRFIPILFPGARKCHVPNWLQNTHVYGWPRDRDDILRRLMRVEKYNPPPVGELPTIVSIPI from the exons ATGGATGTCAAGAGCAGGAGGCCCAGTGATGCTGCCCACCTCAGCCTTCTCAGCACTAA CCAGCAGAGCCGCCACCCCAACACCCCCGAGGAGGACGATGAGACCATGAGCGCGGTGCAGCAAGACGCCGGCACCAAGCACAAGCTGGACCCCACTCCAGAGGCCTTCGAcggccgcctccgcctccgGGACGACGCCACGCCATCCGATTTCTCCCTGTTCGGCAGGCAGAGGCTGGACCGAGGGCCGGAACCCAAACACGTCCACCTGGCgccccagaccagctccagcttCTACTCGTCGCACGCCCCCCAGAGCCTGCCGGCCGGGTACGGCCAGCCCACCCCGTTCCCCAGCCAGGCCAACGGCAGCCGCGGCTGGTTCCCCCCGAGCATCGCCAGCAGCGGCTCGGGCTACCCCAACAGCCTGCCGTCCCGCCTGAGCCAGGAGGACGACGACAGCTGCCGCTGGGAGAGCTGCCCGTCCCGGAACAAGTTCCTGTCCCTGGACGGCGGCCACAGCGCCTGGACCAGCAGCCTGGAGCAGCCGCTGTCCCTGCGCTCCAACCCGCCCTCGGCCGAGCCGCGCCACCACACGCTGTCCCCGTACGCGTGCTCCCCCCAGGGGGCCGTCTGCTGCGCTCAGTGCCCCCCGGATGCCTTCCCCCGGGTGCCGGCGGCCGACGAGCTGCCCTGGCCTCAGCGCCGCCCGGCCCACAGCCCCTACT ATCCGGGCGACTGCAGACCTCTCCGGGGCGGATTCACCCAGAT AGGCCACAGCGTGCCGGCCAAAGAGAAGCAGCCGGCCTACAGCATGTCGCTGTCTCTGGAGCAGA GGAAAGTCTTCGTCACGTATGAGGCCGATAACGACAAACACATCAACGAGATCATCAACTTCGTGGCGCTGCTCCGACACAACGGCTTCGACACACAT ATTGATCTTTTTGAGCAGCAGTTCAGAAGTATAAGCACGATCGACTTCATGGAGCGGTACCTGAGTGAG AAAGAGTatctgatcatcatcatcatcagtccAAAGTACTACGAGACGGTGACGGCGTCCCCCGTCAGCCTGGAGAACGACGAGCGGACCTTCAACACTGTTTACATCCACAAGCAG CTGCAGAACGAATTCATCCAGAATGGAAGCAAGAATTTCAGGTTCATTCCGATTCTGTTCCCCGGGGCGAGAAAG TGTCACGTTCCCAACTGGCTCCAGAACACACACGTTTACGGATGGCCGCGGGATCGGGACGACATCCTGCGGCGCCTGATGAGGGTGGAGAAGTACAACCCGCCTCCCGTGGGAGAACTGCCCACCATCGTCTCCATCCCCATCTAG